One genomic segment of Nocardia spumae includes these proteins:
- the rpmH gene encoding 50S ribosomal protein L34 translates to MAKGKRTFQPNNRRRARVHGFRLRMRTRAGRAIVSARRRKGRASLTA, encoded by the coding sequence GTGGCCAAGGGCAAGCGGACGTTCCAGCCGAACAACCGTCGTCGTGCGCGGGTCCACGGCTTCCGTCTCCGGATGCGCACCCGTGCTGGGCGCGCGATCGTGTCGGCGCGCCGTCGTAAGGGCCGCGCCTCTCTGACGGCCTGA
- the dnaN gene encoding DNA polymerase III subunit beta, with translation MELASMKFRVAREDFAESVAWVARSLPSRPPVPVLGGVLLVADEDGLTVSGFDYEVSAQMRVAAEVAGPGQVLVSGRLLADITKALSNKPVDVSVDGTRVLIACGSAKFSLPTMPVEDYPQLPELPPQTGELGVELFSEAVSQVAVAAGRDDTLPMLTGIRVEIEGPQVVLAATDRFRLAVRHLEWQPGRSDVETAVLVPARTLSESAKTLGASDAPVQLAFGTGTDGLLGIVNGGRRTTTRLLDAEFPKFRQLLPKEHTSIATLQVSALIEAIKRVALVAERGAQVRLEFSDQGLQLSAGGDDAGRAEEWLEAEFRGEPLTIAFNPSYLNDGLSALHSDRVTFGFTTPSRPAVMCPTGEEEPEQSESGAFAALASSYIYLLMPVRLPG, from the coding sequence ATGGAGCTTGCAAGTATGAAGTTTCGGGTCGCTCGCGAGGATTTCGCGGAATCCGTCGCTTGGGTGGCCCGTAGCCTGCCGTCTCGCCCGCCGGTGCCCGTCCTCGGCGGTGTCCTGCTGGTGGCCGACGAGGATGGTCTGACCGTCTCCGGATTCGACTACGAGGTCTCCGCGCAGATGCGGGTCGCGGCCGAGGTCGCCGGCCCCGGACAGGTCCTGGTTTCCGGTCGTCTCCTGGCCGACATCACCAAGGCGTTGTCCAACAAACCGGTCGATGTCTCCGTCGACGGCACCCGCGTGCTGATCGCTTGCGGCAGCGCCAAATTCTCGCTGCCGACCATGCCGGTCGAAGATTATCCCCAGCTGCCCGAACTTCCTCCGCAGACCGGTGAACTGGGTGTGGAACTGTTCTCCGAGGCGGTGAGCCAGGTGGCTGTTGCCGCCGGCCGCGACGACACCCTCCCCATGCTGACCGGTATTCGCGTCGAGATCGAGGGCCCCCAGGTCGTCCTGGCCGCCACCGACCGCTTTCGCCTGGCCGTCCGTCACCTGGAATGGCAGCCGGGCCGTTCGGATGTGGAGACGGCGGTGCTGGTGCCGGCCCGCACGCTCTCGGAGTCGGCCAAGACGCTCGGCGCCTCCGATGCGCCCGTACAGCTCGCCTTCGGCACCGGGACCGATGGCCTGCTGGGCATCGTCAACGGCGGTCGGCGCACCACCACCCGACTGCTCGACGCGGAATTCCCCAAGTTCCGCCAATTGCTCCCCAAGGAGCACACGTCGATCGCGACGCTGCAGGTCAGTGCGCTGATCGAAGCGATCAAGCGAGTTGCTCTCGTGGCCGAGCGCGGTGCACAGGTGCGGCTCGAGTTCTCCGATCAGGGGCTGCAGCTGTCCGCGGGTGGTGACGATGCCGGACGAGCCGAGGAGTGGCTCGAGGCGGAGTTCCGCGGTGAACCCCTGACCATCGCGTTCAACCCGAGCTACCTCAACGACGGGCTGTCGGCGCTGCATTCGGACCGGGTGACCTTCGGCTTCACCACACCCAGCCGTCCCGCGGTGATGTGCCCGACCGGCGAGGAGGAGCCGGAGCAGTCGGAGTCCGGCGCCTTCGCAGCGCTTGCGAGCAGCTACATCTACCTGTTGATGCCGGTCCGGTTGCCGGGCTGA
- the recF gene encoding DNA replication/repair protein RecF (All proteins in this family for which functions are known are DNA-binding proteins that assist the filamentation of RecA onto DNA for the initiation of recombination or recombinational repair.), producing MHIRTLTLRDFRSWEHVDLELPTGRTVFLGANGNGKTNLVEAVGYLSTLGSHRVAGDAPLIRLGQQRSRIGATVVNSGRELRVDVELNQGAANRAQINRSPVRRPREILGILHTVLFAPEDLALVRGDPSERRRFLDELATARLPRLAGVRSDYERVLRQRSALLKTAGRQARSRSGSPAELGTLDVWDGHLAAHGAQLLAQRLRLVHELAPYLEQAYRSIAPESRTAAIRYRCAALPEEFLDPQRSPQPDDVEALEANMLSELASARSKELERGVCLVGPHRDDLDLMLGSAPAKGFASHGESWSFALALRLGAFELLRNAGTDPVLLLDDVFAELDRRRRTALAAVAAGAEQVLITAAVPEDVPAELEANPIRVETDGVADERTSRIVVPPAPAQDQDTA from the coding sequence ATGCACATTCGAACGCTCACACTGCGTGATTTCCGCTCCTGGGAGCATGTGGATCTCGAATTACCCACAGGCAGAACCGTTTTCCTGGGGGCCAACGGCAACGGCAAGACCAACCTCGTGGAGGCCGTCGGCTACCTGTCCACACTGGGTTCCCACCGGGTTGCCGGCGATGCGCCGCTGATCAGGTTGGGACAGCAGCGATCTCGGATCGGTGCCACCGTCGTCAACAGCGGACGAGAACTGCGCGTCGATGTGGAACTGAATCAGGGGGCCGCCAACCGCGCCCAGATCAACCGCTCCCCGGTGCGCCGACCCCGCGAGATCCTGGGCATCCTGCACACGGTGCTGTTCGCACCGGAGGACCTGGCGCTGGTCCGTGGCGATCCCTCCGAACGGCGCCGATTCCTCGATGAGCTGGCGACCGCGCGACTGCCACGGCTGGCCGGAGTTCGCTCGGATTACGAGCGGGTGCTGCGGCAGCGTTCGGCCCTGTTGAAAACCGCGGGACGGCAGGCTCGTTCGCGCTCTGGATCGCCCGCCGAACTCGGCACCCTCGATGTCTGGGACGGCCATCTGGCCGCGCACGGAGCACAACTGCTGGCCCAGCGGCTGCGGCTGGTACATGAGCTGGCGCCGTATCTCGAGCAGGCATATCGGTCCATCGCGCCGGAATCACGGACCGCGGCCATTCGCTACCGCTGCGCGGCGCTGCCCGAGGAATTCCTCGATCCACAGCGTTCTCCCCAGCCCGATGATGTCGAGGCGTTGGAAGCGAACATGTTGAGCGAGTTGGCTTCCGCGCGCTCGAAGGAACTCGAGCGCGGGGTGTGCCTGGTCGGCCCGCACCGCGACGATCTGGATCTGATGCTCGGTTCGGCGCCGGCCAAAGGCTTTGCCAGCCATGGTGAATCGTGGTCGTTCGCGCTGGCCCTGCGGTTGGGGGCGTTCGAACTGCTGCGCAACGCCGGCACCGATCCGGTGCTCCTGCTCGACGATGTGTTCGCGGAATTGGATCGCCGTCGCCGCACAGCGCTCGCCGCGGTCGCCGCCGGTGCCGAACAGGTGCTGATCACCGCGGCCGTACCCGAGGACGTACCGGCCGAACTCGAGGCCAATCCGATTCGGGTCGAAACCGACGGCGTCGCCGATGAGCGAACCTCCCGCATCGTCGTTCCGCCGGCGCCGGCCCAGGACCAGGACACGGCCTGA
- the yidD gene encoding membrane protein insertion efficiency factor YidD codes for MNRLRRVMRWPADLVIFLIELYRTYVSPTRMPVCRFTPSCSEYAVTALRTRGLFVGLVLTAVRLAKCAPWHPGGWDPVPERKRAAAETDPPSLADESSTDESNTECSHAPERSRANAEAAEHEACKGSPRAVTGDTTDGST; via the coding sequence ATGAACCGCCTGCGCAGGGTGATGCGATGGCCGGCCGATCTCGTGATCTTTCTGATCGAGCTGTATCGGACCTACGTCTCCCCCACCCGCATGCCGGTCTGCCGTTTCACCCCGTCCTGCAGTGAGTACGCGGTGACTGCGCTGCGTACCCGCGGACTGTTCGTAGGCCTCGTATTGACGGCCGTGCGTCTGGCCAAATGCGCACCCTGGCACCCTGGTGGGTGGGATCCCGTTCCCGAAAGGAAGCGGGCCGCCGCCGAAACCGATCCGCCGAGTCTCGCCGACGAGTCGAGCACCGATGAGTCGAATACCGAGTGCTCACATGCTCCGGAGCGGAGTCGAGCCAATGCCGAGGCGGCTGAACACGAGGCTTGTAAAGGGTCGCCGCGTGCGGTGACCGGCGACACGACCGACGGGAGTACATAG
- the dnaA gene encoding chromosomal replication initiator protein DnaA, translated as MDDEQNVLTAVWPEVVAELTAGSTDGAIPPVTNAQKAWLGLVKPLTVAQGFALLSVPSSLAQEAIERDLREPILRSLARRLGPQVEGLGVRIAAPTNPPPDRPGTSARHARLTSRPDRMRDKPREPAGFPAPPQYSDPGDFPTPRYLSPADYQARPAYPQGEYPPGPMAGELPEVLGPPATLRRDSDPQLHEDSLRRDPEGVREPMRHEPESLRREHEPMHHPQDALRREAESLRHEQEPLRREPDLPRREPDMPRAGGHPGQESLFTPEADIAPVPRPGAVEEPDEPVVNARNSWPTYFTKSPEPPPPTPATSSASLNAKYTFETFVIGASNRFAHAAAVAIAEAPARAYNPLFVWGASGLGKTHLLHAAGHYAQRLFPGMRVKYVSTEEFTNDFINSLRDDRKVAFKRRYRETDILLVDDIQFIEGKEGIQEEFFHTFNTLHNANKQIVVSSDRPPKQLATLEERLRTRFEWGLITDVQPPELETRIAILRKKARMDRLDVPHDVLELIASRVERNIRELEGALIRVTAFASLNGQPLDLSLAEVVLRDLMPDTTTIEITASTIMAVTAEYFNTTLEELTGPGKARPLAQARQIAMYLCRELTDLSLPKIGQAFGRDHTTVMYAEKKVRKEMTERRRVYDQVQELTARIKQRSR; from the coding sequence GTGGACGATGAGCAGAACGTGTTGACCGCGGTCTGGCCCGAAGTGGTCGCCGAGCTCACCGCCGGCTCGACCGACGGTGCCATACCACCGGTGACCAACGCGCAGAAGGCGTGGCTGGGCCTGGTGAAGCCGCTGACGGTCGCACAAGGGTTCGCCCTGCTCTCGGTACCTTCTTCGCTGGCGCAGGAAGCGATCGAACGGGATCTGCGGGAGCCGATCCTGCGGTCGCTGGCCCGCCGCCTCGGCCCCCAGGTCGAAGGCCTCGGCGTGCGGATCGCGGCACCGACCAACCCGCCCCCGGACCGTCCCGGAACGAGTGCGCGACATGCCCGGCTGACCTCACGCCCCGACCGGATGCGCGACAAGCCCCGGGAGCCCGCCGGATTCCCGGCGCCGCCGCAGTACTCCGACCCTGGGGATTTCCCCACGCCGCGCTACCTTTCCCCAGCTGACTACCAGGCCCGTCCCGCATATCCCCAGGGTGAGTATCCGCCGGGGCCGATGGCCGGGGAATTGCCGGAGGTGCTCGGACCGCCGGCCACGCTGCGCCGGGACTCGGATCCGCAACTGCACGAGGACTCGTTGCGCCGCGACCCCGAGGGGGTGCGCGAACCCATGCGCCACGAGCCGGAGTCGCTGCGTCGCGAACACGAGCCGATGCATCATCCACAGGACGCGCTGCGCCGGGAGGCCGAGTCACTGCGGCACGAACAGGAACCGTTGCGGCGGGAGCCGGACCTGCCCCGACGAGAGCCGGACATGCCGCGGGCCGGCGGTCACCCCGGACAGGAGTCGCTGTTCACACCCGAGGCCGACATTGCGCCGGTGCCGCGGCCCGGTGCCGTCGAGGAGCCCGACGAGCCGGTGGTGAATGCGCGTAACTCCTGGCCGACGTACTTCACGAAGTCACCGGAACCGCCGCCGCCCACCCCCGCGACGTCCTCCGCCAGCCTGAACGCCAAGTACACCTTCGAGACGTTCGTCATCGGCGCCTCCAACCGGTTCGCCCATGCGGCGGCCGTGGCGATCGCGGAGGCCCCCGCTCGGGCCTACAACCCGTTGTTCGTCTGGGGTGCGTCGGGGCTGGGGAAGACCCACCTCCTGCACGCCGCCGGTCACTATGCCCAGCGGCTGTTCCCCGGGATGCGCGTCAAATACGTCTCGACCGAGGAATTCACCAACGACTTCATCAACAGTCTGCGGGACGACCGCAAGGTCGCGTTCAAGCGGCGGTATCGCGAAACCGACATCCTGCTGGTGGACGACATCCAGTTCATCGAGGGTAAGGAAGGCATCCAGGAGGAGTTCTTCCACACCTTCAACACCCTGCACAACGCGAACAAGCAGATCGTGGTGTCATCCGACCGCCCGCCCAAACAACTCGCGACACTCGAGGAGCGGCTGCGTACCCGGTTCGAGTGGGGGCTGATCACCGATGTCCAGCCGCCGGAACTCGAAACCCGCATCGCGATTCTGCGCAAGAAGGCGCGGATGGATCGGCTCGATGTGCCACACGACGTCCTGGAATTGATCGCCAGCCGGGTGGAACGCAATATCCGCGAACTCGAGGGTGCGCTGATCCGGGTGACGGCGTTCGCCTCGTTGAACGGGCAGCCACTGGATCTGTCCTTGGCCGAGGTCGTCCTGCGCGACCTCATGCCCGACACCACCACCATCGAGATCACGGCCTCGACGATCATGGCCGTGACCGCGGAGTACTTCAACACCACCCTGGAAGAGCTGACCGGTCCCGGTAAGGCTCGTCCGCTGGCTCAAGCCCGGCAGATCGCCATGTACCTGTGCCGGGAACTGACCGATCTGTCACTGCCGAAGATCGGTCAGGCATTCGGGCGCGACCACACCACGGTCATGTACGCGGAGAAGAAGGTGCGCAAGGAGATGACCGAGCGCCGCCGTGTGTACGACCAGGTTCAGGAACTCACAGCCAGAATCAAACAGCGTTCTCGCTGA
- the gyrB gene encoding DNA topoisomerase (ATP-hydrolyzing) subunit B, translated as MAANDSNASGSSKAKAGNKDYGASNIKVLEGLEAVRKRPGMYIGSTGERGLHHLIWEVVDNSVDEAMAGYASRVDVTLLADGGVEVVDDGRGIPVETHASGVPTVEVVMTQLHAGGKFDSDAYAVSGGLHGVGISVVNALSTRMVVDIDTDGYHWTQEYKDAKPGKLVRGEPTKRTGTTQRFWADPDVFETTTYNFETISRRLQEMAFLNKGLTITLTDERVSEAEVTDEVVSETAEAPKHGEDQNATPEVKVKTRTYYYPGGLEDFVKHINRTKQPIHNSVVSFTSKGTGHELEVAMQWNSGYSESVHTFANTINTHEGGTHEEGFRAALTTVVNRYAKDKKLLKEKDGNLTGDDIREGLAAIVSVKVSEPQFEGQTKTKLGNTEVKSFVQRTCNEHLAHWFEANPADAKTIVQKAVSSAQARVAARKARELVRRKSATDLGGLPGKLADCRSKDPSKSEIYIVEGDSAGGSAKSGRDSMYQAILPLRGKIINVEKARIDRVLKNNEVQSIITAFGTGIHDEFDISKLRYHKIVLMADADVDGQHISTLLLTLLFRFMRPLVEHGHVYLAQPPLYKLKWQRSDPEFAYSDRERDGLLEAGLAAGKKINKDDGVQRYKGLGEMNAKELWETTMDPSVRVLRQVTLDDAAAADELFSVLMGEDVEARRSFITRNAKDVRFLDV; from the coding sequence GTGGCTGCCAACGACTCCAACGCAAGCGGCTCGTCCAAGGCGAAAGCGGGCAACAAGGACTACGGTGCCTCCAACATCAAGGTCCTCGAAGGACTCGAGGCGGTCCGCAAGCGCCCGGGTATGTACATCGGTTCCACCGGTGAGCGCGGTCTGCACCACCTGATCTGGGAGGTTGTGGACAACTCCGTCGACGAGGCGATGGCCGGCTACGCCAGTCGAGTCGATGTGACCCTGCTGGCCGACGGCGGCGTCGAGGTCGTCGACGACGGCCGCGGCATCCCGGTGGAAACGCACGCTTCGGGAGTGCCCACCGTCGAGGTCGTCATGACCCAGCTGCACGCCGGCGGCAAGTTCGATTCCGATGCCTACGCGGTCTCCGGTGGTCTGCACGGTGTCGGTATCTCCGTGGTGAACGCCCTCTCGACCAGGATGGTCGTCGATATCGATACCGACGGCTACCACTGGACGCAGGAGTACAAGGACGCCAAGCCCGGCAAGCTCGTCCGCGGGGAGCCGACCAAGCGCACCGGTACCACCCAGCGCTTCTGGGCGGATCCGGATGTCTTCGAGACCACGACGTACAACTTCGAGACGATCTCGCGTCGCCTGCAGGAGATGGCGTTCCTGAACAAGGGCCTGACCATCACCCTGACCGATGAGCGGGTCAGCGAGGCCGAGGTCACCGACGAGGTCGTCAGCGAGACCGCGGAAGCGCCCAAGCACGGCGAGGACCAGAACGCTACGCCGGAGGTGAAGGTCAAGACCCGGACGTATTACTACCCGGGCGGCCTCGAGGACTTCGTCAAGCACATCAATCGCACCAAGCAGCCGATCCACAACTCGGTCGTCTCGTTCACCAGCAAGGGCACCGGCCACGAACTCGAGGTCGCGATGCAGTGGAACTCGGGCTACTCCGAATCCGTCCACACCTTCGCCAACACCATCAACACTCATGAGGGCGGTACCCACGAAGAGGGTTTCCGCGCGGCCCTGACCACGGTGGTGAACCGGTACGCCAAGGACAAGAAGCTGCTCAAGGAGAAGGACGGCAACCTCACCGGTGACGACATCCGCGAGGGTCTGGCCGCCATTGTGAGCGTCAAGGTCAGCGAGCCGCAGTTCGAGGGCCAGACCAAGACCAAGCTCGGCAATACCGAGGTCAAGTCCTTCGTTCAGCGCACCTGCAACGAACATCTGGCGCACTGGTTCGAGGCGAATCCGGCCGATGCCAAGACCATCGTGCAGAAGGCGGTGTCCTCCGCACAGGCCCGCGTCGCCGCCCGCAAGGCCCGCGAGCTGGTGCGCCGCAAGAGCGCGACCGACCTCGGCGGCCTGCCCGGCAAGCTGGCCGACTGCCGGTCCAAGGATCCGAGCAAGTCCGAGATCTACATCGTCGAGGGTGACTCCGCCGGCGGCTCGGCCAAGTCCGGCCGGGACTCGATGTACCAGGCGATCCTGCCGCTGCGCGGAAAGATCATCAACGTCGAGAAGGCCCGCATCGACCGGGTGCTCAAGAACAACGAGGTCCAGTCGATCATCACCGCCTTCGGTACCGGTATTCACGACGAGTTCGACATCTCCAAGCTGCGGTATCACAAGATCGTGCTGATGGCCGACGCCGATGTCGACGGCCAGCACATCTCGACCCTGCTGCTGACCCTGCTGTTCCGCTTCATGCGGCCGCTGGTCGAACACGGTCACGTGTATCTGGCGCAGCCGCCGCTGTACAAGCTGAAGTGGCAGCGGTCGGATCCGGAATTCGCTTATTCCGACCGGGAACGCGACGGCCTGCTGGAGGCCGGTCTGGCGGCCGGCAAGAAGATCAACAAGGACGACGGCGTCCAGCGCTACAAGGGTCTGGGTGAGATGAACGCCAAGGAGCTGTGGGAAACGACCATGGATCCGTCGGTGCGGGTGCTTCGTCAGGTGACGTTGGACGACGCGGCCGCCGCCGATGAGCTGTTCTCCGTGCTGATGGGCGAGGACGTCGAGGCGCGTCGCAGCTTCATCACCCGCAATGCCAAGGACGTCCGCTTCCTCGACGTGTAG
- a CDS encoding DUF721 family protein has product MAADTGPEANSASSPAGSEPELRGVDLARRALEEARAAARASGKAVGQGRASPRKGGVRALRRRSGWSGARPDDRDPQLLSAVAGSLAKSRGWSGKVAEGTVFGRWPAVVGEDIAAHAEPVSLTDGVLSIQAESTAWATQLRMLQAQLLAKINAAVGQGVVTSLKISGPAAPSWRKGERHIKGRGPRDTYG; this is encoded by the coding sequence GTGGCCGCAGACACCGGACCAGAAGCCAACTCGGCGTCGTCACCCGCCGGTTCCGAACCGGAACTGCGCGGTGTGGACCTCGCCCGTCGAGCGCTGGAGGAGGCGCGCGCCGCCGCGCGCGCCAGCGGAAAGGCCGTCGGCCAGGGCCGGGCCTCGCCGCGCAAGGGCGGTGTGCGAGCCCTGCGTCGCCGGTCCGGCTGGTCCGGTGCACGGCCCGACGATCGGGATCCGCAACTGTTGTCGGCCGTGGCCGGGTCGCTGGCCAAGAGTCGTGGCTGGTCCGGAAAAGTCGCCGAGGGAACGGTTTTCGGTCGCTGGCCGGCGGTGGTCGGGGAAGATATCGCGGCGCATGCCGAGCCGGTATCGCTCACCGACGGGGTCCTGAGCATCCAGGCCGAATCCACCGCCTGGGCAACCCAGCTGCGTATGTTGCAGGCGCAGTTGCTGGCGAAGATCAATGCCGCGGTCGGTCAGGGCGTGGTCACCTCGTTGAAGATCAGCGGCCCGGCGGCGCCGAGCTGGCGTAAGGGTGAGCGGCATATCAAGGGCCGCGGCCCTCGCGATACCTACGGCTGA
- the rnpA gene encoding ribonuclease P protein component gives MLPEPYRLHHRADFSRTVRQGRRIGRRDIVVHVVSSSAAIGEIESRSLARSGGPRFGLIVSKAVGTAVIRHRVARRLRHICAGVRSDLPAEADVVIRALPGAATATSADLDRQLRSALRKLSFDIPAVRVEPSDAS, from the coding sequence GTGTTGCCTGAGCCGTACCGGCTGCATCATCGTGCCGACTTCTCCCGGACGGTGCGACAGGGCCGAAGAATCGGGAGGCGGGACATCGTGGTGCATGTGGTGTCGAGCAGTGCCGCGATCGGCGAGATCGAGTCGCGGTCGCTCGCGCGGTCCGGCGGTCCTCGTTTCGGTTTGATTGTCAGCAAGGCGGTGGGTACCGCGGTGATTCGACACCGCGTCGCCCGCCGCCTGCGTCATATCTGCGCCGGGGTCCGCTCGGATCTCCCGGCCGAAGCCGATGTCGTGATTCGGGCCCTGCCCGGCGCGGCGACGGCGACCTCCGCGGACCTGGACCGCCAGCTGCGATCCGCCCTGCGGAAACTGTCGTTCGATATCCCCGCTGTGCGGGTGGAGCCGAGTGATGCGTCATGA
- the gyrA gene encoding DNA gyrase subunit A: protein MTETTLPPNGGAGDRIEPVDIQNEMQSSYIDYAMSVIVGRALPDVRDGLKPVHRRVLYAMYDNGYRPDRGYVKSARPVAETMGNYHPHGDASIYDTLVRMAQPWSLRYPLVDGQGNFGSRGNDGAAAMRYTECRLTPLAMELLREIDHETVDFTPNYDGRSQEPVVLPSRVPNLLMNGSNGIAVGMATNIPPHNLNELAEAIYWALDNYDADEETTLAACMERVKGPDFPTYGLIVGGQGIHDAYTTGRGSIRMRGVVEIEEDNRGRTTIVITELPYQVNTDNFINSIAEQVKDGKIAGISDIHDESSDRAGMRIVVTVKRDAVAKVVLNNLYKHTQLQTSFGANMLSIVDGVPRTLRLDQMIRLYVEHQLDVIVRRTRYLLRKAEERAHILRGLVKALDALDEVIALIRRSANTDTARTGLMELLEIDEIQATAILDMQLRRLSALERQKIIDELARIEAEIADLKDILEKPQRQRAIVRDELAEIVEKYGDDRRTRIVAADGDVADEDLIAREDVVVTITATGYAKRTKTDLYRSQKRGGKGVQGAGLKQDDLVKHFFVTSTHDWLLFFTNLGRVYRAKAYELPEANRTARGQHVANLLAFQPEEKIAQVIQIKTYEDAPYLVLATRNGLVKKSRLTDFDSNRTGGIVAVNLRDTDELVGAALCSADDDLLLVSAHGQSIRFAANDEVLRPMGRATSGVQGMRFNTDDELLSLNVVRDGTYLLVATAGGYSKRTAIEEYTAQGRGGKGVLTLQYDPKRGSLVGALIVDDDDELYAITSGGGVIRTAARQVRKAGRQTKGVRLMNLGEGDTLLAIARNADEPDQVSGEEEA, encoded by the coding sequence ATGACTGAGACCACCCTGCCGCCCAACGGTGGTGCGGGCGACCGGATCGAGCCGGTCGATATCCAGAACGAAATGCAGAGCAGCTACATCGATTACGCGATGAGCGTGATCGTGGGCCGTGCGCTGCCCGATGTGCGTGACGGCCTCAAGCCGGTGCATCGGCGCGTGCTCTACGCGATGTACGACAACGGATATCGGCCCGATCGCGGTTATGTGAAGTCCGCTCGCCCGGTCGCCGAGACCATGGGTAACTACCACCCGCACGGTGACGCCTCGATCTACGACACCCTGGTGCGTATGGCGCAGCCGTGGTCGCTGCGTTATCCGCTGGTCGACGGTCAGGGCAACTTCGGCTCCCGCGGCAACGACGGTGCGGCCGCCATGCGATACACCGAGTGCCGGCTCACCCCGCTGGCGATGGAGTTGCTGCGTGAGATCGACCACGAGACGGTCGATTTCACGCCCAACTACGACGGCCGCTCCCAGGAACCCGTAGTTCTCCCCAGCCGGGTGCCGAACCTGTTGATGAACGGGTCCAACGGCATCGCGGTCGGTATGGCGACCAACATCCCACCGCACAACCTCAACGAGCTGGCCGAGGCGATCTACTGGGCCCTGGACAACTACGACGCCGACGAGGAAACCACCCTCGCCGCGTGTATGGAGCGGGTCAAGGGTCCGGACTTCCCGACCTACGGCCTGATCGTCGGTGGTCAGGGCATTCACGACGCCTACACCACCGGCCGTGGCTCCATCCGGATGCGCGGTGTGGTCGAGATCGAGGAAGACAATCGCGGCCGCACCACGATCGTCATCACCGAACTGCCGTACCAGGTCAATACGGACAACTTCATCAACTCGATCGCCGAGCAGGTCAAGGACGGCAAGATCGCGGGTATCTCCGATATCCACGACGAGTCCTCCGACCGCGCGGGTATGCGGATCGTGGTCACGGTCAAGCGTGACGCCGTGGCGAAGGTGGTGCTGAACAACCTCTACAAGCACACCCAGCTGCAGACCAGTTTCGGCGCCAACATGCTGTCCATCGTCGACGGCGTGCCGCGCACCCTGCGCCTGGATCAGATGATCCGGCTCTACGTCGAACACCAGTTGGACGTCATCGTCCGGCGCACCCGCTACCTGCTGCGCAAGGCCGAGGAGCGGGCACACATCCTGCGCGGCCTGGTCAAGGCTCTGGACGCGCTCGACGAGGTCATCGCCCTGATCCGGCGTTCGGCCAACACCGACACCGCGCGGACCGGCCTGATGGAATTGCTGGAGATCGATGAGATCCAGGCGACCGCCATCCTCGATATGCAGCTGCGCCGCCTGTCCGCCCTGGAGCGGCAGAAGATCATCGACGAATTGGCCCGCATCGAGGCCGAGATCGCCGATTTGAAGGACATCCTGGAGAAGCCGCAACGGCAGCGCGCGATCGTGCGCGACGAGCTGGCGGAAATCGTCGAGAAATACGGCGACGACCGGCGGACCCGGATCGTCGCGGCCGACGGCGACGTCGCCGACGAGGATCTGATCGCCCGCGAGGACGTGGTCGTCACCATCACCGCCACGGGGTACGCCAAGCGCACCAAGACCGATCTGTACCGCAGCCAGAAGCGCGGTGGTAAGGGTGTGCAGGGCGCGGGTCTCAAGCAGGACGACCTGGTCAAGCACTTCTTCGTGACCTCGACCCACGACTGGTTGCTGTTCTTCACCAACCTCGGGCGGGTCTACCGGGCCAAGGCCTACGAGCTGCCCGAGGCCAATCGCACCGCGCGCGGTCAGCATGTCGCCAACCTCCTGGCGTTCCAGCCGGAGGAGAAGATCGCGCAGGTCATCCAGATCAAGACCTACGAGGATGCGCCGTATCTGGTGCTGGCCACCCGCAACGGCCTGGTCAAGAAGTCCCGGCTGACCGATTTCGATTCGAACCGCACCGGCGGCATCGTCGCGGTGAATCTTCGCGATACCGACGAATTGGTCGGCGCCGCACTGTGTTCGGCCGACGACGATCTGCTGCTGGTCTCGGCGCACGGACAGTCGATCCGTTTCGCGGCGAACGACGAGGTGCTGCGCCCCATGGGCCGCGCGACCTCCGGTGTGCAGGGCATGCGATTCAACACCGACGATGAACTGTTGTCGCTCAATGTCGTTCGTGACGGGACCTATCTGCTTGTCGCGACCGCGGGTGGGTACTCCAAGCGCACCGCCATCGAGGAATACACCGCCCAGGGCCGGGGCGGTAAAGGTGTGTTGACGCTTCAGTACGACCCGAAGCGTGGCAGCCTGGTGGGAGCGCTTATCGTCGACGATGACGACGAGCTCTACGCGATCACGTCCGGTGGCGGTGTCATCCGGACGGCGGCGAGGCAGGTGCGCAAGGCAGGTCGGCAGACCAAGGGTGTGCGGTTGATGAACCTCGGCGAGGGCGATACCTTGCTCGCGATCGCACGTAACGCCGATGAGCCCGACCAGGTTTCCGGGGAAGAAGAGGCCTGA